The sequence below is a genomic window from Synechococcus sp. PCC 7335.
GGCGCTCGCGGTAGCTGTATTGAAGGGATAGTCTGTGCCGAGAGAGCGCCTGATCGACGCTAACGCTAGCACGAATGTCCTCAGTGATGTCTTCAAAGTCAAAACCGTTGACTTCGGCTCTACTGCTAAGCCGAGTGGTAGGAGAAAGGCGATTATCTAACCTGGCAGTTGTCCCAAAGTTTTCGAGATCTATTGGCGAGTTAGTATCACCGCTCAATGCCTGGGCTGCGAAGTACTGAGGGGTGATAGAGAGTCGAGTTCTAGGGGTGGTGACAATAGGAATTTGACGACCGATGTATAGACCGCCGCGATCTCGTTCATCTATGCCAATTGCGACTGGTACCGGGTTAATGTCGTCTGAATCGACGTCGCCTCGATTAATAAGAATGCGCGATCGCAGCAACGGCAATGCCAACCCTTGATCGAAAACTAATCTAGGTCGTTTAAGTAGAAGTTCATCTTGAGTAGCCGATAGGTTGCGTAACAGCAGACTGTCGGCACGGAGTTCTACTTCTGGGGGTGAAAAGGGATCGTTCGTAATCCGTACCGATTCCGCTCGCCAACCTTCTACGCCAAAAGAGAGCTCATCGGTCTCAAACCGAAGCTGGCTAAACTGCCCGTCGCTACCTCTAGGAGCTTGCTGATTGAAAGAGCGACTGCCAACTTGGACACCAATTTGGACATTGCCGTCATTAACAACTTCGAGCGATGGGTTACGATTAACTGGGTCAAAGACCCGCCGCGAGCGACTGCCGCCTGCTAAAGGAGACGCAAAATCCTCTTCGATATCAGGAAGGAACAATGTTCCAACGGCGCCCCTAATTACTCCTGCCTGTTGGATGAAGTTATATTCAGCGCTATTCCCTCGCGCTAGTTGTCCGCCTGTAGTCAGTAGTACATTTCCTTCGGCTAGGGTAAAGCGATTGGTTAGATTTACCCAAGCCTGGTCGGCTTCAATCACAGAATCGCCGACTTGTAAACGCACGTCACCTCTGGCTGTAATGACTTGCGTTTCTGGATCATAGGTTTGGGAATCGGCTGTAAGCGATAGCCGCGAGATAAATTCTTCGTCCGAGGGTTGCTCACTCGCTTCAGTTTCGTTCGGCTCTAAGAAGATTGCTTCGGGGGCTAGGTCTTCTTCAGTTTCTAGGTTCTCTTCAAGTTTGGTGTCTACCGGGCTAGGCACGTCTATCGGGCTAGATCCTACGCCGGGTATTTCAGTATGGGTGGTTTGGGCAAGTGATGTTGAGGCCGTGTTTTCAACTGGCGAGAAGGAGTTCGTTTGTTTTATTCCCTTACCCTGCTGCTCGAGCCCATCTACCAGCATCGATAAGCGGGGTTGGGGACGGGAGGAGGTGACTTCTACAAGCTGTGTATGATGCTGTAGAAAGTTCTGTGGCCTTTGTGCTTGTTCAGCGATCGCCTCAATTACAGCAACCGGCTGAGGGGGTAAGTTAATTTGAACCATATGGACATGCCCCCTATCTCGAACTGACCCATACACCCTCTCACACAGCTACGAGAATTGACCATAGCGAACTAACCGGGTTATGAACTGGCCTTATCGTCAGCTGAAATATCAGTCTGACTATCTGACTAGTCAAAGCGCCTTTATACTCTAAAAATTTGACATAAAAAACTCAGGACGCAATGCAACATCGTTTCTAGGTCCTGAGCTTTT
It includes:
- a CDS encoding DUF3769 domain-containing protein, with translation MVQINLPPQPVAVIEAIAEQAQRPQNFLQHHTQLVEVTSSRPQPRLSMLVDGLEQQGKGIKQTNSFSPVENTASTSLAQTTHTEIPGVGSSPIDVPSPVDTKLEENLETEEDLAPEAIFLEPNETEASEQPSDEEFISRLSLTADSQTYDPETQVITARGDVRLQVGDSVIEADQAWVNLTNRFTLAEGNVLLTTGGQLARGNSAEYNFIQQAGVIRGAVGTLFLPDIEEDFASPLAGGSRSRRVFDPVNRNPSLEVVNDGNVQIGVQVGSRSFNQQAPRGSDGQFSQLRFETDELSFGVEGWRAESVRITNDPFSPPEVELRADSLLLRNLSATQDELLLKRPRLVFDQGLALPLLRSRILINRGDVDSDDINPVPVAIGIDERDRGGLYIGRQIPIVTTPRTRLSITPQYFAAQALSGDTNSPIDLENFGTTARLDNRLSPTTRLSSRAEVNGFDFEDITEDIRASVSVDQALSRHRLSLQYSYRERLFNGSLGFQDVQSSVGTILLSPTFTLGKTGLKLSYQASAQLINARTDQQDLLLASGSDTGRVTLGRYQGSVALTRSFNLLRGKPKPATQEEGLRFTPRPVVPYLNLNTGIRTTLTHYSSGDSQNSLLANIGLDAQLGHFSRNFGDYTRLSLGYSQSFIGEASSPFLFDRLVDRNVLSVGVAQQLYGPIIAGFETAFSVDSGDSVSTAYSLEYSRRTYGILVRYNATQSVGSIGLRLSNFNWVGETDPFDTPRIRQVEAGVVERF